GTCTCCTTGTGATCCGTGTGCTTGCGGCACGTATTGCAAAACTTAGAGAACTCGAGACGTCCCGTCGTGGTCTTCTTGTTCTTGGTGGTCGAGTAGTTCCGGTTCTTGCACACCGGACACTGCAGGCTGACGATCTCGCGCATCTCTTCTCCTCACTTGGCCAGCCACTTCGGCTGGCAAGCAGCTTGCCATTGATATCACAGGCATTATCCCTGTCCCATCTGACACGCCGCGACGCAGGGATTGTGGCCCTGCAACCAGAATCCTGAATTGTGCTGCTGATGGGTGGACGATTCAGGCCGCCCTTCCTCGAAACCCACAGATACTCCGCAGGCTCAGGCCCTCAACTGATTATCTCGCAAAACAGCAAAAAGCGGAAGATGCGTTCGTTGCGCCGGCATCTTCTTTCATCAGTGTAACTTGTATGGCGCCGCCGGTGCTGGAACCTCCGCCAGCGGCTTTGGAGCCCCCATTGGCTTCGCGCCTGCCAGACCGCTCCCGGTAACGTCATATGTATTCAGCAACGCACCTGTGAATCCGGTCACGCGAACGTTTTTCAGGACTGCATGGCGCACATTCGCCAGAAACATTCCCTCCTGGCACGTCCCGCTGATGTTCTCCAGCCACAACCCGTCGAGCGGCTTCTTAGGATCCAGTTCCGTCGCCTGCACCAGCTTCGGCACATCGTGCACTACCACGTTCGAAAACCGCCAGTTCCGCGCCGTCGGGATGCCGTCATCGCCCGGCACAGGATCCTGATCCTGAATCCCACTGCTCGCCATATTCAGCCGCAGGAATCCCTGCGTGCAGTTCGAAACCTCCAGCCCGTCGGCGTAGATGTTCTCGATAAACGCGCCGCGACCGCGCCGGCTCTTAATGTAGAACGCATACGTC
This Acidobacteriaceae bacterium DNA region includes the following protein-coding sequences:
- the rpmG gene encoding 50S ribosomal protein L33, which codes for MREIVSLQCPVCKNRNYSTTKNKKTTTGRLEFSKFCNTCRKHTDHKETK